The following is a genomic window from Plasmodium berghei ANKA genome assembly, contig: PbANKA_00_2, whole genome shotgun sequence.
aaAGAATCgtcttttcttttataaacaaaaaatataaatcaatAAATTATACAGGATCGCCATGCATAagtttgtatatatttgataatcCTACTTCTTCCCcaatttataaatactaACATAAACACTAACGCAAAAATCaccaaaatatataacattttcaaGTGGACaactatttttaaaatattatactaattcttaaaataatgggaattaaaataaatatgccTTTAACGTAGCTTACCttctttaaatatatttcctcCAAATAGTACTTTATACTTCAATTCAATTCCTACATCACTTCATTTATCATTCGGTTCAGGTGTCACTGAATGAAGAAATCGCATTAAATGTCCTTTTggttgaaataaaaataaattattttcttccaATTCCCCTGTTTGCCTCTCAGTTTCTCATATTAAACattgtaattatttaaatcaaCGTTCTCTTCTAGAACCAAGTCTATTCCAATATTTGATCAATTGTTCCATAAACCATTAACCCCAAATTAgcaataaaatacaaaaagtAAATTATTCAACACATTTACCATTAAGTTATATTAACACAAAATCCAATTCttataatttatcaaaatatattactttATTCGTTTATCTTCATCCTCATTTTTTCTCTTACATATTTAGACTTAATATAAATCTTAAAAACTACAAATTATcctatacatatttaaaacaaatacttaaactaataaatattatcaaattactcaaaattaaatacaatataataCTTAGCCCTAACCCAAATATAGGGCCCACAAACATAACCCTGACCCATAACATAAAAACggtttaaaaattatacaaaatcagtataaaaatattataactatacatatataacattatatattattgattatattatttaattattcttataaaccaaataattttcagCAAAAACTAACTATCCCCAAATATGACATCtcttaattatattaattgaTGTCATctgaataatatattaatgatttattttcctctttatttttttgattctTAAATTGAGTCTTTGAAGCCTTTTCCGAAAGTCAAATAATGAATgctaatataaaaatagtaaaaaacaattgttaattttgtagtgatgatatatattttaaatattatattttcatttgatTTGTTAATTACCTTATACGTAATTCCTAAATAGATAAgtaatgcaaaaaaaagaaatgtCATTGGGATTACTGAAATTTTTATAGATGAACTTCGTGAACTTCGTGAAAATGGTTTTGTTGCTTTTTCTGTTGGAAGAATTGGGAATTGTTTAGAATTATCAATTTTACCAGATTTATcagtttttaatttattataatcagTTAATAAAACAGACAATATTTGACTATGAGGGGTATTTTCAACATTATAGTAATCGTTGAGATCTGTATATTTCTCAACAAAATTATTCGCATTATTTGACAGGGTGCCGCTTTTTTCATTCTTTGCAACATTGCCATAAATAttacataataatttgaatgcatcataaaatttagaCAGATCTTCAATATCAATATTGAACAAATCTTTTTGTTTATCTATGATTTCCTTAAGATTTGCACAAATACTGGaatcatttataaatttactatatttaccactattttttacatgTTTAGTATAAAAATCGTTTATTGTGGTGGTATTGTGCTCTGAATTTTGCTTTAATTGGTAACTTAACcatgaaataatatatagaaaaaatgcatttgtattattttcattataatcATCTGTATCTTTGGATATAGTAAAATATTGTTCAAGTAACCATAAAAATCcaattgtaattttttcgAGATCAGTATTGCAGTTTTCACTAGGGCAGTACTTATTGA
Proteins encoded in this region:
- a CDS encoding BIR protein encodes the protein MNDTLCLKFDFLRYYLPAELGGTANFEFKQITNFNKYCPSENCNTDLEKITIGFLWLLEQYFTISKDTDDYNENNTNAFFLYIISWLSYQLKQNSEHNTTTINDFYTKHVKNSGKYSKFINDSSICANLKEIIDKQKDLFNIDIEDLSKFYDAFKLLCNIYGNVAKNEKSGTLSNNANNFVEKYTDLNDYYNVENTPHSQILSVLLTDYNKLKTDKSGKIDNSKQFPILPTEKATKPFSRSSRSSSIKISVIPMTFLFFALLIYLGITYKHSLFDFRKRLQRLNLRIKKIKRKINH